A genomic region of Capnocytophaga canimorsus contains the following coding sequences:
- a CDS encoding PorP/SprF family type IX secretion system membrane protein: MKKIFYAIGIISFLGLGQVQAQEVTPIFYEQNLNVFNPAMVGLESAHTISVAIRNQWRGVQDAPQTHTFLTTHRINDRMGVGLSLVNDKIFLLKQAGLYADFSYRLPIDETSDVHLGLKAGGDFFNFDAHRAKVYDDFRYDPYLQTISGKFQPNIGVGVVYKNNRIEVGFALPNLLASDSSKLEDGVMTSVAQRLQTYLHAGYLWQLNTDFALKPIMLSRFTKGFTSSYHFTLWGIYLKKNQLGITYRTDKALSAHLLFEIPQLSVSLGYGYEYPLDTHLNTYARNSHEFLVQFRW; this comes from the coding sequence ATGAAAAAGATATTTTACGCAATAGGCATTATATCGTTTTTAGGGCTTGGACAAGTACAAGCACAAGAGGTAACTCCTATATTTTATGAACAAAATTTGAATGTATTTAATCCGGCAATGGTAGGGTTAGAATCGGCTCATACAATTTCGGTAGCGATTCGTAACCAATGGCGCGGAGTGCAAGATGCCCCTCAAACTCATACTTTTTTAACCACGCATCGTATCAACGATAGAATGGGAGTAGGACTATCATTGGTAAACGATAAAATATTTTTACTCAAACAAGCAGGGCTCTATGCTGATTTTTCGTACCGTTTGCCCATTGATGAAACTTCCGATGTGCATTTAGGATTAAAAGCAGGAGGCGATTTTTTCAATTTCGATGCCCATCGTGCCAAAGTATATGACGATTTTAGGTACGACCCCTATCTGCAAACCATTTCTGGAAAGTTTCAGCCCAATATTGGGGTGGGAGTCGTATATAAAAATAATCGTATTGAAGTAGGTTTTGCCTTGCCTAATTTGTTGGCTTCCGATTCCTCAAAGCTCGAAGACGGCGTAATGACCTCGGTAGCCCAACGCCTACAAACCTACCTTCACGCAGGATATCTTTGGCAACTCAATACCGATTTTGCTTTGAAACCTATAATGCTCTCCCGATTTACCAAGGGCTTTACCTCATCTTACCATTTTACACTGTGGGGCATTTATCTGAAGAAAAATCAATTGGGGATAACCTATCGTACCGATAAAGCACTCAGTGCACACCTGCTTTTTGAAATTCCGCAGCTGTCCGTGAGCTTGGGCTATGGGTACGAATATCCATTAGATACCCACCTGAATACTTATGCTCGTAATTCACACGAGTTTTTGGTACAATTCCGTTGGTAA
- a CDS encoding reprolysin-like metallopeptidase has protein sequence MKKRFLALLMFIFFTIPILKAQQSYWRSIHQVMRQPTDTGYVFYRLDKKAFANELQVKPWAKKQSVVQIPDAEGNLLHFRIFPSSILSKTLAEKHPEIQSYQGISTENQQYSISFTWTPLGLNAVMRSPNGYTFLQPSDATGENYKIYNADINREITPLLCKTQNQLSEKQASFQRIAFDTDNHLRRFRIAVAATPSYVNFWGGKVNALAAIAATINRINEVYRSQMGIEFELVSDTSVLYTQQGSTNPFEHINYDNWHLGQSDVLQQVLDRQIGNSNYDVGHLFHNANKGGNATCIGCSCKDTQKGKGFSSVFFRWGMDFDVFDIHYVAHEVGHQMGAYHTYSYVNDYSGSQMEPASGTTIMSYAGLVDQQNVQRQPDLYFHHRSVYDIMNYVRTTHCATVVGNTGNLPQIESLKDYIIPANTAYRLEAKATDADSDVLYYAWEQADNGIVTQQNFSSKLLRGAMARPLPPTQNPVRYIPRLSRIVAGQLTQSMPKVGSAWETVSSVKRTLDWAFVVSDRKVLTPNTAGNTVYQTLRITVDNEAGPFRVTSHNDDTVWSINSKPSLTWDVAKTDKGNIKTTTVSIWFSTDGGVSFPIEVKRNVPNTGKTQIYVTDAMKTEQGRFMILAEDNIFLAVNAGNIKVEEDGDTDNDGIPDSQDNCPTMNNPSQEDLDNDGIGNACDEDWDGDQINNVTDNCPKNSNPNQEDFDRDHIGDVCDEDLDGDTLVNSEDNCPKTPNTDQSDLDRDGIGDVCDDDMDGDTLPNTMDNSVDYVLISNAFTPNDDGVNDTYQIVRSQHYPSNRFRVYNRFGQLVYQTKGYKNQWKGHDMQGKKLPQGAYFYTFTLDDKELYNRQGWLYINY, from the coding sequence ATGAAAAAACGTTTTTTAGCGTTATTAATGTTTATTTTTTTTACGATTCCTATACTGAAAGCACAACAAAGCTACTGGCGGTCTATACATCAAGTGATGCGTCAACCAACAGATACTGGGTATGTTTTCTATCGGCTTGATAAAAAGGCTTTTGCTAATGAACTACAAGTTAAACCTTGGGCTAAAAAACAGTCTGTAGTACAAATTCCTGATGCGGAGGGTAATCTATTACATTTTCGTATATTTCCTAGTTCAATACTCTCCAAGACGTTAGCCGAAAAACACCCTGAAATTCAATCTTACCAAGGAATTAGTACTGAAAATCAGCAGTACTCCATTAGTTTTACTTGGACACCTTTGGGGCTTAATGCCGTAATGCGCTCTCCTAACGGATATACTTTTTTACAACCTTCTGATGCTACGGGAGAAAATTATAAAATATATAATGCCGATATAAATCGAGAAATAACGCCTTTGTTATGTAAAACTCAAAACCAACTCTCTGAAAAACAAGCATCTTTTCAGCGTATTGCTTTCGATACGGATAATCATTTGCGTAGGTTTCGTATTGCGGTGGCAGCAACCCCTTCGTATGTTAATTTTTGGGGAGGAAAAGTAAATGCTTTGGCGGCGATAGCTGCTACCATAAATCGTATCAATGAGGTGTATCGATCTCAAATGGGAATTGAATTTGAGTTAGTTTCTGACACTTCTGTGCTTTATACGCAACAAGGTTCAACAAACCCTTTTGAGCATATAAATTATGATAATTGGCACTTAGGACAATCCGATGTATTACAACAAGTACTTGATCGTCAGATAGGAAACTCAAATTATGATGTTGGGCATTTGTTTCATAATGCCAATAAAGGCGGAAATGCTACTTGTATTGGTTGCTCGTGCAAGGACACTCAAAAAGGAAAAGGATTTTCATCGGTTTTTTTCCGATGGGGAATGGATTTTGATGTTTTTGATATTCATTATGTAGCTCACGAGGTAGGGCATCAAATGGGGGCTTACCATACGTATTCGTATGTGAATGATTATTCAGGGTCGCAGATGGAACCCGCAAGTGGTACTACCATAATGAGTTATGCGGGATTGGTTGACCAACAGAATGTACAACGCCAACCCGACCTCTATTTCCATCACCGTAGCGTGTACGATATTATGAACTACGTACGAACCACTCACTGTGCTACTGTGGTGGGCAATACGGGGAATCTCCCTCAAATTGAGTCTTTAAAAGATTATATTATTCCTGCCAATACCGCATACCGATTGGAAGCAAAGGCAACTGATGCCGATTCAGATGTACTTTATTACGCTTGGGAACAGGCTGATAATGGTATTGTTACTCAACAAAATTTTTCATCAAAATTATTGCGTGGAGCAATGGCACGTCCTTTGCCTCCTACCCAAAATCCAGTACGCTACATTCCACGTCTTTCACGTATTGTTGCAGGACAATTGACACAATCAATGCCTAAAGTGGGTTCGGCTTGGGAAACGGTATCTTCGGTAAAGCGCACTCTCGACTGGGCTTTTGTGGTTTCCGATCGCAAGGTACTCACCCCCAATACAGCGGGAAATACCGTGTATCAAACCCTACGCATTACCGTGGATAACGAAGCAGGTCCTTTTCGCGTTACCTCTCATAATGACGATACGGTTTGGTCTATCAACAGCAAACCTTCCCTTACTTGGGATGTAGCAAAAACCGATAAGGGCAATATTAAAACCACTACGGTATCGATTTGGTTCTCTACCGATGGAGGGGTTTCGTTTCCCATCGAAGTAAAAAGAAACGTACCTAACACTGGAAAAACTCAAATTTACGTTACCGATGCAATGAAAACCGAGCAAGGACGTTTTATGATTCTTGCCGAAGATAATATTTTTTTAGCCGTAAACGCTGGAAATATTAAGGTTGAAGAAGATGGAGATACGGATAATGACGGAATACCTGATAGTCAAGACAATTGTCCCACAATGAATAATCCTAGTCAAGAAGATTTGGATAATGACGGTATTGGAAACGCTTGTGATGAAGACTGGGATGGTGACCAAATTAACAACGTCACCGATAATTGCCCTAAAAATAGCAATCCAAATCAAGAGGATTTTGACCGAGATCATATCGGTGATGTTTGTGATGAAGACCTTGACGGCGATACCCTTGTAAATTCAGAAGATAATTGTCCGAAAACGCCCAATACCGACCAGTCTGACTTGGATAGGGATGGTATCGGTGATGTTTGTGATGACGATATGGATGGAGATACCCTACCTAATACTATGGATAATTCTGTAGACTATGTACTAATTTCGAATGCTTTTACTCCAAATGATGATGGCGTAAATGATACTTACCAAATAGTACGTTCGCAACACTATCCCAGCAATAGGTTCCGAGTTTATAATCGTTTTGGGCAATTGGTCTATCAAACCAAAGGATATAAAAATCAATGGAAAGGACACGATATGCAAGGTAAAAAATTACCTCAAGGAGCCTATTTCTATACGTTTACTTTGGATGATAAGGAATTGTACAATCGGCAAGGTTGGCTTTATATCAATTATTAA
- the nusB gene encoding transcription antitermination factor NusB, translating into MLTRRHIRVKVMQGIYALKQSQSQNLDKELKFLQQSIGEMNHLYLLLLSLLKELHQMAENHIEIGQKKYLATVKDKNPNRKFIQNQILLQIVNNQLLEEAIVAAKMNRWDLDEEYVKIIYKKITESDLYRNYMSEKQNSFESDRDFVVQLFKKVIATDEKLYEYIEDFNLTWTDDLPIVNTYIVKLLNKVETDTPEKYFVPKLFKDDEDKAFANELLKKTALNDESLQEKINDKTPNWDKERIASIDNIILKMAICEFLKFPSIPVKVTLNEYLEVAKEYSTEKSSIFINGILDSLAKELSESGELKKTGRGLL; encoded by the coding sequence ATGTTGACCAGAAGACATATCAGAGTGAAAGTAATGCAGGGAATTTATGCCCTCAAACAAAGTCAAAGCCAAAATTTGGACAAAGAATTGAAGTTTTTACAACAAAGCATCGGTGAGATGAATCATCTTTATTTATTGTTACTTTCACTGCTTAAAGAACTGCATCAAATGGCAGAAAACCATATTGAAATTGGGCAGAAAAAATATTTAGCCACAGTAAAGGATAAAAATCCGAATCGTAAATTCATTCAAAATCAAATTCTTTTACAGATTGTAAACAATCAGCTTTTAGAAGAAGCTATTGTGGCAGCTAAAATGAACCGCTGGGATTTAGATGAGGAATACGTAAAAATTATCTACAAAAAAATCACAGAAAGTGATTTGTATCGGAATTATATGTCCGAAAAGCAAAACAGTTTTGAATCGGATAGAGATTTTGTGGTACAACTCTTCAAAAAAGTAATTGCTACGGACGAAAAACTTTATGAATATATCGAAGACTTTAACCTTACTTGGACAGATGATCTTCCCATTGTAAATACCTATATCGTTAAGCTACTCAACAAAGTAGAGACTGATACCCCCGAAAAATATTTTGTACCGAAACTTTTTAAAGATGATGAAGACAAAGCCTTTGCTAACGAACTTTTGAAAAAAACAGCTCTTAACGATGAATCACTACAAGAAAAAATTAACGACAAAACCCCAAATTGGGACAAAGAGCGTATCGCCTCAATTGATAACATCATTCTAAAAATGGCCATTTGCGAGTTTTTAAAATTCCCTTCCATTCCAGTAAAAGTTACCCTTAACGAATACTTGGAAGTTGCCAAAGAGTATTCTACAGAAAAAAGTAGTATTTTTATCAACGGAATTTTAGATAGCTTAGCCAAAGAACTTTCCGAAAGCGGAGAGCTCAAAAAAACAGGACGTGGTCTTTTGTAA
- the yajC gene encoding preprotein translocase subunit YajC, translated as MEVLNQFAPLILMFAVVYFLMIRPQMKRQRQEKNFMNEMKKGDKIITKGGIHGKIVELTDNTCVIETLAGKIKIERSAISMEMSRKLNASETEK; from the coding sequence ATGGAAGTACTAAACCAATTTGCCCCCCTAATTCTAATGTTTGCGGTAGTTTATTTTTTAATGATTCGTCCGCAAATGAAACGCCAAAGGCAAGAGAAAAATTTTATGAACGAAATGAAAAAAGGCGATAAAATCATCACCAAAGGCGGAATTCACGGTAAAATCGTGGAATTAACCGATAATACTTGCGTGATTGAAACCTTAGCTGGAAAAATTAAAATAGAACGTTCTGCCATTTCTATGGAAATGTCAAGAAAGCTAAACGCCTCAGAAACTGAAAAATAA
- a CDS encoding phospho-sugar mutase: protein METMLDNSIKAAKSWLTNSFDAETKQKVQELLNGNPEELQESFYKNLEFGTGGMRGIMGIGTNRINKYTLGKNTQGLSNYLKKSFPNQEIKVAIAYDCRNNSQTLAKVVADVFSANGIKVFLFSELRPTPELSFAVRYLQCQCGIVLTASHNPPEYNGYKVYWSDGAQLVPPQDGEIMKAIENISFSDILFDANESLIEKIDVQVDEAFAKASIANGNFNAPQKENLKIVFTSLHGTSITMVPQVLKQAGYTNLHIVEEQAVPNGNFPTVKSPNPEEPEALTLALKKAEEIGADIVIGTDPDCDRIGVAVRDLDGKMTLLNGNQTMVMMTDFLLKRYQEKGLKGNEFIGSTIVSTPMMNELAIAFGVECKVGLTGFKWIAKMIRDFSDQPFIGGGEESFGYMVGDFVRDKDAVTATLLACEIAATAKAKGSSFYKELVQAYIDYGFFKERLISLTKKGISGSEEINQMMKNLRENPLKEINGEKVTMIEDYQASKALNVITGEVETIDIPKSNVLIYYTEKGTKIAARPSGTEPKIKFYFSVNTPLDSIENFSKTEKLLEEKIDAVIKDLNL, encoded by the coding sequence ATGGAAACTATGTTAGATAACAGCATTAAGGCAGCAAAATCGTGGCTAACGAATAGTTTTGATGCCGAAACAAAACAAAAAGTACAAGAACTTTTAAACGGAAACCCAGAAGAATTACAAGAATCATTCTACAAGAATTTAGAGTTTGGAACTGGCGGAATGCGAGGCATTATGGGTATCGGGACCAATCGCATCAATAAATATACGCTAGGAAAAAACACTCAAGGACTGAGTAATTATCTAAAAAAATCATTTCCAAATCAGGAAATTAAAGTAGCCATTGCTTACGATTGCCGAAACAATTCGCAAACCTTGGCAAAGGTGGTTGCCGATGTGTTTTCTGCCAACGGAATTAAAGTATTTTTGTTCTCAGAACTTCGCCCAACCCCCGAGTTATCTTTTGCCGTACGCTATCTGCAGTGCCAGTGCGGAATTGTACTAACCGCATCTCACAATCCACCTGAATACAATGGGTATAAGGTATATTGGAGCGATGGTGCGCAATTGGTGCCTCCGCAAGACGGCGAGATTATGAAAGCTATTGAAAACATTAGTTTTTCAGATATTTTGTTTGATGCTAACGAAAGCTTAATTGAAAAAATTGACGTTCAAGTTGATGAAGCTTTTGCCAAAGCGTCTATAGCAAATGGTAACTTTAATGCACCACAAAAAGAAAACCTCAAAATTGTTTTCACTTCGTTGCACGGTACTTCAATTACAATGGTGCCACAGGTACTAAAACAAGCCGGATACACCAATTTACACATTGTAGAGGAACAAGCCGTTCCTAATGGAAACTTCCCAACGGTAAAATCACCCAATCCGGAAGAACCTGAAGCTTTGACTTTGGCTCTGAAAAAGGCAGAGGAAATCGGAGCTGATATCGTAATTGGAACTGACCCCGATTGTGACCGTATAGGAGTTGCCGTACGCGATCTTGACGGAAAAATGACCCTCCTCAACGGAAACCAAACAATGGTTATGATGACCGATTTCTTACTCAAACGATACCAAGAAAAAGGATTAAAAGGCAATGAATTCATAGGGTCAACTATTGTTTCTACTCCTATGATGAATGAACTTGCCATTGCCTTTGGTGTAGAATGCAAAGTGGGACTTACTGGTTTCAAATGGATTGCTAAAATGATACGTGATTTTTCCGACCAACCTTTCATTGGGGGTGGTGAAGAAAGTTTTGGGTATATGGTAGGTGATTTCGTACGTGACAAAGATGCCGTTACCGCCACTCTATTGGCTTGTGAAATTGCAGCAACGGCAAAAGCCAAAGGCAGTTCTTTCTACAAAGAGCTTGTTCAAGCTTACATTGATTATGGCTTTTTTAAAGAACGTTTGATATCTTTAACCAAAAAAGGAATTTCAGGTTCGGAAGAAATTAACCAAATGATGAAAAACTTGCGCGAAAATCCGCTAAAAGAAATTAACGGAGAAAAAGTAACAATGATAGAAGATTACCAAGCTTCAAAAGCACTAAACGTAATCACAGGCGAGGTAGAAACCATTGATATACCAAAATCAAATGTACTTATTTATTATACTGAAAAAGGAACTAAAATTGCAGCTCGACCCAGTGGTACAGAGCCAAAAATCAAGTTCTACTTCAGTGTAAATACTCCCTTGGATAGCATCGAAAATTTCAGTAAGACTGAAAAACTATTGGAAGAAAAAATCGATGCTGTTATCAAAGACTTGAATCTGTAA
- a CDS encoding ABC transporter ATP-binding protein produces MSSYLKRFIPFILPYKKHVALNIVFSTLYALFSALSFVALVPMLDIMFNKEATKVYEKPLFPDDLSKMGDYAKTLLNYEITQVAGNNPIWALGMMIGLVITMFLLKNLFNYLAIFFVTFLRNGVLRDLRNKLYKKVTELPISYFSEQRKGDIISRISGDVNEVQSSFLSVLELIFREPLTIIFSIMAMLAISAKLTLFVFIFIPISGLIISKIGKSLKKQSTKVQEEQGRFLSLIEETVGGLRIIKAFNAEKIFNKRFQESTQRFHHFANSLMNRQNLASPVSEFLGILVIAILLWFGGSMVLIEKTLDGSEFIAFMGLAYNILTPAKAISRASYDLRRGNAAAERVMEILDYQSQIQEKPNAIDKPNFEHSMVLKNITFAYGEQNVLENFSLEIPKGKTVALVGQSGSGKSTIANLITRFYDVNQGQILLDGIDIKDLKIASLRRFMGIVAQDSILFNDTISNNLRIGKPDATQEEIIAAAKVANAYEFIQDLPQGFETNIGDAGNKLSGGQKQRLSIARAVLKNPPIMILDEATSALDTESERLVQNALENMMKNRTSIVIAHRLSTIQNADLIVVMQKGKIVEQGTHSQLLAKKGMYHKLVEMQSFGV; encoded by the coding sequence ATGAGTTCATACCTTAAACGATTCATTCCCTTTATACTTCCGTATAAAAAACACGTAGCGCTAAATATTGTTTTCAGTACGCTTTATGCCCTTTTCAGTGCTCTCTCATTTGTAGCATTAGTCCCTATGTTGGATATTATGTTCAACAAAGAAGCTACCAAAGTGTATGAAAAGCCGCTTTTCCCTGATGATTTATCAAAAATGGGCGATTACGCCAAAACATTACTCAATTATGAAATCACTCAGGTAGCAGGTAATAACCCTATTTGGGCTTTAGGAATGATGATAGGGTTGGTCATTACTATGTTTTTATTGAAAAACTTATTTAATTATTTAGCCATATTTTTCGTTACTTTCTTACGTAATGGTGTTTTAAGAGATTTACGCAACAAACTTTACAAAAAAGTTACCGAACTGCCTATTTCTTATTTTTCAGAACAACGCAAAGGCGATATTATTTCAAGAATTTCGGGAGATGTCAACGAAGTACAAAGTTCGTTTCTTTCCGTTTTGGAGCTTATTTTCCGAGAGCCTTTAACCATCATATTTTCCATTATGGCAATGTTGGCCATTAGTGCCAAACTAACGCTTTTTGTTTTTATTTTTATCCCAATTTCAGGGTTAATTATCTCAAAAATAGGAAAATCTTTAAAAAAACAATCCACCAAAGTGCAGGAAGAACAAGGGCGCTTTCTATCCCTTATTGAAGAAACTGTGGGCGGACTTCGCATCATTAAGGCATTCAATGCTGAAAAAATTTTTAATAAGCGCTTTCAAGAGTCAACCCAACGCTTTCATCACTTTGCCAATAGCCTAATGAACCGACAAAATTTAGCCTCACCCGTGAGTGAGTTTTTAGGAATTTTGGTCATTGCTATTTTACTTTGGTTCGGAGGGTCAATGGTTCTGATTGAAAAAACATTGGACGGCTCGGAGTTTATTGCCTTTATGGGGTTGGCTTACAATATTTTAACCCCAGCAAAAGCCATAAGCCGTGCCTCATACGATTTGCGTAGAGGAAACGCTGCCGCTGAGCGCGTTATGGAAATTTTAGATTATCAAAGTCAAATTCAAGAAAAACCTAATGCCATTGATAAACCTAATTTTGAGCATTCAATGGTTCTCAAAAATATCACTTTTGCCTATGGTGAGCAAAATGTACTAGAAAATTTCTCATTAGAAATTCCTAAGGGGAAAACGGTCGCTTTGGTGGGACAATCTGGAAGTGGTAAAAGTACCATTGCTAACCTAATTACTCGTTTTTATGACGTTAACCAAGGGCAGATTTTGTTAGACGGCATAGATATCAAAGACTTAAAAATTGCTTCTCTACGCCGTTTTATGGGAATCGTTGCACAAGATTCTATATTATTTAACGACACCATTAGTAACAATTTACGCATCGGAAAACCCGATGCAACACAAGAAGAAATCATTGCTGCGGCAAAAGTAGCTAATGCTTACGAATTTATTCAAGATTTGCCTCAAGGTTTCGAAACCAATATAGGCGATGCTGGTAACAAACTCAGCGGCGGACAAAAGCAGCGTTTAAGTATTGCAAGGGCAGTTTTAAAAAATCCGCCAATTATGATTTTAGATGAGGCTACTTCAGCATTAGATACCGAAAGCGAACGACTTGTACAGAATGCTTTGGAAAATATGATGAAAAACAGAACTTCCATAGTAATCGCCCACCGATTGAGTACCATTCAAAATGCCGACCTAATCGTAGTGATGCAAAAAGGGAAAATTGTAGAGCAAGGTACTCACTCCCAGCTCTTAGCTAAAAAAGGAATGTATCATAAACTGGTAGAAATGCAATCATTCGGTGTATAG
- a CDS encoding RNA polymerase sigma factor: MEEQTLIKQLKATETKAKAFEYLVSHYQKKLYWHIRHLVLSHDDTDDILQETFIKVFKSIDSFREESSLFSWMYRIATNQALDFLKKKAREKHCSFEDFQQERVTQLQSDVYFEGDEIQLKLQKAIACLPEKQQIVFKMKYFEELKYEEISAILGTSVGALKASYHHAVEKIKIYVESY, translated from the coding sequence TTGGAAGAGCAAACACTCATAAAACAGTTAAAAGCCACAGAAACGAAGGCAAAGGCTTTTGAATATTTGGTGTCACACTACCAGAAAAAATTGTATTGGCATATCCGTCATTTAGTGCTTTCTCACGATGATACAGACGATATACTACAAGAGACTTTTATCAAAGTTTTTAAAAGTATTGATTCTTTTCGGGAAGAAAGCAGTTTGTTTTCGTGGATGTACCGCATAGCTACCAATCAGGCACTTGATTTTCTCAAGAAAAAGGCACGTGAAAAGCATTGTAGCTTTGAAGATTTTCAACAAGAGCGCGTAACTCAGCTACAAAGTGATGTATATTTTGAAGGAGATGAAATTCAACTCAAATTACAAAAAGCAATTGCTTGTCTTCCCGAAAAACAACAAATTGTATTTAAAATGAAATATTTTGAAGAACTTAAATATGAAGAAATTTCGGCAATTTTAGGCACTTCGGTAGGAGCACTTAAAGCCTCGTATCATCACGCTGTGGAAAAAATTAAAATTTATGTAGAAAGCTATTAA
- a CDS encoding TRL-like family protein, giving the protein MIKKFIAATVLAVTLASCSVTLPVTATSNGVGNKVGTAKATGYLGFLFFDADASIRSAAKNGGITKISTVDIKHSSILGLVVSYETIVTGE; this is encoded by the coding sequence ATGATTAAAAAATTTATCGCTGCTACTGTATTAGCAGTAACTTTGGCAAGTTGTTCTGTTACTTTACCAGTAACTGCAACAAGTAACGGTGTAGGTAATAAAGTAGGTACTGCAAAAGCTACAGGTTACTTAGGGTTTTTATTCTTTGATGCTGATGCTTCTATTAGATCTGCGGCTAAAAATGGAGGAATTACAAAAATTTCTACTGTTGACATTAAACACTCTAGCATTTTAGGGCTTGTAGTTTCTTATGAAACCATCGTAACTGGAGAATAA